The Cryomorphaceae bacterium 1068 region GCAACTGATGGTACGAGCGAAATTTTCAATTTAGCTGAGATAAACAATATGCATTTCTTTTGGACGGATACTCTACTTCATTTTAGCTACTCGCTGAAATATCATGTAGACATCTACAAGTCCAGCGGTATAACTCTAAGAGGAAACCTTTACGAACTACAGGATTGGACTTCCTTCAGTCCGCTTTCCAGAGGAATTGGTATTAACATAGTTAACTCCCGAGTAGTAGAGAGATGGTTGTGCAATGAAAATCCGGAACCGGTGAATTGTGGCAATATCGTCAGGTCCAAATTCCTTAATATGGTTAAAGGAATCAATGCAACTTCTTCGGGCTCTACCAGAACTTTAGAAGCAGGATATGGCATTTACGAAAACAATTACATCGGAATTCATGCTATAGGTCTTGAGAACCCTAAACTCTTGGATAACGATTTTAAAGTGCCCAACACGACGAACAGGTCGGGCATAACGTTGACCAATTCAACCGGTTATATGGTAGAAAATAATTACTTTACTTCCATGGCACTATCTCCCGTAGCCACCAACATTGGAATCTACGTACAAAATTCAGGAGAAGCCATGAATGAGATTTACAATAATATTTTCAAGAATATTGCTTTGGGGATAGCAAGCGCTGGTCAAAATGCTGATTGTGTAAGTACCTATCAAAATGGCTTGAGGTGGATATGTAATCGATTTGAACAGACTATTCCTGTTGCCGACATTTATGTGTACAGCGGTAACGTTAGTGATGACCAAGGAGAATGCTCAACGCCTGCGCCTGCCGGAAATATATTTAGTCATACTACCAATGGTTTCGATATCAAAGTTCGTATTGATGATATATTGACTTGTAATAATGTATTCTTTGACATTGAGTACAATTTCCATGATGTGACAGGAGGGAGTCCGTTAGTGCTAAGGCTTGAACCACTCACCTACACGAATTATCCAACACAAGAACGTGTCGATCCACAGATGTGTCCTGCTTTATTCCCTACTCAAAATGATTGTCCCATTAAGAATACGGCCGCACCTCCCGGCAAAGGCGGTAGTGGTATTGAAGGTGGAAAGTCAAATGGTTTAGGGGATATTGAGTCGCCGACTTTACAAGATTATGCTGATGCCGTATCAGTGCTTTATCAGGAAAATGTGAGTGTTATCGATATGATGGAGCAAAGCGAAATGGGTTTTGCAGAATTTGATGAATCCATTAAAAGTGAAATCAGAAATTTGAGGAATCAAGAATACTACCTGTGGAATGGAATGATTAGTGCGACTCAATGGGATACATTGGGTCATTTCCCTGAGGTTGAAGTTTTGGAATTATTGAACGAATATCAACCCTCATCTGTCGCCGCCAGATTCGCTTCGGCTTTATCTATTGAACTCGGAGTTGAAGTACCGATATGGGTTGGAGAAAAAGATAATCATATTGCCGAATTTGATGCTGATCAATTGGCATTATTCACGGCAGCTGTTCTTCCTATTGAAATAGGAGGAGTATTGGATGATTCCTTTTTCAATTCGGCTGCCAATACTTCAGCTTTAGTGAGTTTGTATGCGGAAAATGATAAATTCTTCTTGCCTTACCCAATGCAAATTGAAGCTGAACTTCCCGATAGTTTCGGTGGTGATGAAGAAGGTAAGGCGAATAGTTCTGAGACAGATTTACCATCTCTTGTTGAGGTGAGACCAAATCCTTTTAACGTCAACTTTGTCTTAGGATTGAACTACTCTGAAGAGTATGATGAATCACGTGTCGTGATATATGATCTACTCGGTCGGGTAGTATTTGAAAAAAACTATGGAGTAAATCCACAAATCGTGATCGACGGTTCCGCATTCCCATCGGGAGTGTTGATCTACTCCGTGTTTATAGATGGAGAATTAATGGATACCGGTAGAATTGTTAAAGCTGAATAAGCCGAAAGTTTAATTAGTAATTTATAAAAGCCCTGCGCTCTGCGCGGGGTTTTTTTAGAAATAAAAACCCCTCTTATCGCTAAGAAGGGTTTTTCAATTTGGGAGTGGATAAAAGGAATCGACAATAGTCTTCTTCACCCTAGATGACAGTCGGACTTTAAGTGCTTTACCACTTTAATTTTGAATTGAAGCCTGACAACCTATTCCTTCGCCTTCATCAGCGCAAACAGCTCATCCCGCAATCTGGCGGCTTCCATAAAGTCTTGATCCTTGGCGGCTTTTTGCATCTTCTTTCGGGTGATGTCAATCGTCTGATCCAAGTCGTCGGCGCTCATGTATTTCATCACGGGGTCAGCCGCGATGTTCATTCCGTCGGGCTCCACGTATGCCTTGCTTTGGCGCTTCTTGCCTTGGCCCACCAGAGCCGCAGCCGATTTCTTAATCTGTGTCGGCGTGATGCCGTGTTCCTCGTTGTAGGCTTGTTGCGTCAAGCGGCGTCTGTCCGTTTCGTCAATGGTCATGCGCATGCTGTCGGTAATCTTATCGGCATACATGATCACCATTCCGTTTACATTTCGCGCAGCGCGACCCACCGTTTGCACCAGCGAGCGCTCGCTTCTTAAAAATCCTTCTTTGTCGGCATCGAGGATGGCCACCAGTGATACTTCGGGAAGGTCGAGCCCTTCACGCAGCAGGTTGACACCAATCAGCACATCAAAGACTCCCTCGCGCAAATCTGCGATGATGTCAATCCGATCGAGCGTGTCCACATCGCTATGGATATAGCGGCTCTTTACGCCCGTTTTGTCAAAGTAAGCTTGCAGTTCCTCGGCCATTCGCTTGGTAAGCGTGGTCACCAAAACACGTTCGTCTTTCTCGGCTCGCACATTGATTTCCTCCAAGAGGTCATCAATCTGATTTTCACTTGGCCGCACGTAAATCTTCGGGTCGAGGAGGCCCGTGGGTCGGATCAATTGCTCCACGATAATACCTTCGGATTTCTCCAATTCGTAATCGGCGGGGGTGGCGCTGACAAAAAGCGTCTGACCCCGCATATCTTCAAATTCCTCGAACTTGAGCGGGCGGTTGTCCATGGCGGCAGGCAGTCGGAAACCATAATCCACCAGGTTTACCTTTCGCGATCGGTCACCCCCATACATGGCCCGGACTTGGGGCACGGTTACGTGACTTTCGTCAATGACCATCATGTAGTCCTCGGGAAAGTAATCCAAGAGGCAGAAAGGTCTTTGTCCCGGCTCGCGACGATCGAAGTACCGCGAGTAATTTTCTATCCCCGAGCAGTAGCCCAGTTCGCGCATCATTTCCAGATCGTAGGTGGTGCGTTCTTCCAGTCGCTTGGCTTCGAGGTGGCGTCCTTGGTCTTCAAAGAATTGCACCTGCGCCACCATATCCTGTTGAATTTGCCAAATGGCATCGTTCATCGTTTGCTTAGTGGTCACAAAGAGGTTGGCAGGGTAGATATTGAGCTTGTCAAATTCGGCAATGGTGGCACCGCTTTCCGGATCGAAGCTGCTGATATTGTCTATTTCATCTCCGAAGAATTCTACCCGAATGGCATGATCGGCGTATGCCAAAAAGATGTCGACGGTATCACCTTTCACCCGAAATTTTCCCCGATCGAGCTCATGATCATTCCGCGAGTAGAGGCTGGCCACCAAAAGGTGCAAGAGGGAGTTTCGCGAAACGAGCTGCCCCTTCTCAATGGGGATGACACTTTTGTGAAACTCATTGGGATTTCCGATACCGTAAATGCAGGATACGGAAGCCACGATGATCACATCTCTTCGGCCCGAGAGTAGGGCAGAGGTGGCGCTCAGTCTCAGCTTTTCAATCTCTTGATTGATGCTGAGGTCCTTTTCGATAAAGGTATTGGAAGTGGGAATAAATGCCTCGGGCTGATAATAGTCGTAGTAGGAGACGAAGTATTCCACCAGATTGTCAGGGAAGAAGCTTTTAAACTCGCTGTAAAGCTGAGCTGCCAGCGTTTTGTTGTGCGAAAGGATCAACGTGGGGCGTTCCACTTGGTTGATGACATTCGCCACCGTAAAAGTTTTACCCGATCCCGTAACACCGAGGAGGGTTTGATGGCGATCGTCTTCAACAATTCCTTTGACCAACTGTTCTATGGCTCGAGGCTGATCGCCCGTAGGTTCGAATTCGGATGTGAGTTTAAATTTCATTGGAAGGACAAATCTACTGATTGCTTACCTTGAATCCTCAAAACACAGAACACCAAGCGATGATTTTAAAGAAAATTTTGCATTATCTGAATCCCGCCACTTTTTTCAAAAAAGGAAAAGAAAACGTTAATCTGAGAATGATGCACGGAATTAACCGCATCTCCATTTTCATGTTTCTGATTTGTGTCATCGTACTTTTGGTGCGCTACTTCGGTAGATAGGCGGCCACGTCTTCCTAAACACAACTATTCAATGACTCTGCCTATTTTTGGTGAATGATCGTACGCGTAGTAAAGCTCAAATTTGAAAAAGAAAACCTGCCATTGGCTTTGGAAAAACTGGAAGCCATCGCTCCGAAAGTAAGAGCAATGGACGGTTGTAGCTACCTCGAAATAAGCTGTGGAATTAAAGACAAAGGCATGATTTTGACCTACAGCCACTGGACGGGTACGGATGCTTTAAACGCTTACAGAGGTTCAGAAACCTTCATCACTTTCTGGAGAGATGTCAAGAAGCTTTTCGCCGAACCCGCCCGAGCTTGGTCGCTGGATCCGTTGGTTGAGTTGGTTTAACTACTGTATCAAAGCGTTGGGTTTACGCAGAGTTCAGTGAGAGAAGGGGACAAGCAAAGTTCGAAAACTCGAGGTCACAGAGGATCGCTAGCGATCAGTGAGAGCAGAGCGACCTGGTTTGCGTGTAGCTCGTCTGTTTTAACCGCAAAGCCCACAAAGTAGGCACGAAGGGCGCAAAGAGACTTTCTTTTACAATGGAAATTTGAATTCACTTCAAAATCTAATTGATACGGTGTGTGAATTTTAACGCTGAGCCGCAGAGGTCAGGAGAGATTCTCTCGAATACATTCTCAATACTCTATACCCAATACCCTATACTCCAACAAAACCTGTTAAGAATTTCAAAACCTTTTCAAATCTCGTACGGATTCCTCCTTGTCGATCGTTCTTCTGTCCCTGTTTATTCCATTATCTTTGGCGACTTAAATTCGCGATAGTTCATGTGGGCACTTTTTAAGAAAGAGCTAAGAAGTTTCTTGAGTTCCGTTATCGGTTATGTGGTCATAGCCGTATTTCTTTTGCTGACGGGTCTGTTCATGTGGGGCTTCCCCGGAAATTTGAATATACTCGATCAAGGCTACGCAACTCTCGATACGCTTTTCTATGTAGCACCCTGGGTGTTTATGTTTCTGGTTCCGGCGGTTACCATGCGTTCCTTCTCGGAAGAAAAAAGAACGGGAACCATTGAGCTCTTGTTTACCAGACCACTTACCGATTCGGCCGTGGTTTTGGCAAAGTATTTTGCAGGGGTAGCATTGGTGCTCTTGGCACTGATCCCCACTTTGATCTACCTGTTCAGCGTGGTGAAATTGGGAAATCCCGAGGGTAACGTCGATATGGGCGGTACTTGGGGTTCTTATCTCGGGCTATTCTTTTTAGCTTCGGGATTTACTGCCATCGGTATTTTTGCATCTGCCATCAGCGATAATCAGGTCGTCTCTTTTATCATCGCTCTCTTCCTCTGTTTCTTTTGCTATAGCGGCCTCAATCAAATCGCTTCTTTCGACCTCTTCGGCTCCTTAGATCGATTTATCCAGTCACTCTCCATCGCCGAGCATTACGACTCGATGAGCCGCGGGGTGATTGATACCAGAGACGTGGTTTACTTCATTGTCCTTTCGGGAATATTCATTGTTCTCACTCGTGGAATTCTCAAAAACCGAAGAATAGCATGAGCCGACGCCTGACTTCAAAATCCAAGGTTTGGGTAGAAACCCTTCTGGGAATCGTTCTTCTACTTTTGGTGGGTTTCATCAGCACGATTAAATTCCAACGATTTGACCTTACCGAGGAAAAACGACACAGTCTTACCCCATCTACCATTCGCCTGCTCGAAGAGCTGGACGATGTTGTTTATATCAAGGTTTTTCTCGATGGTGATTTCCCTGCTGACTACCAACGCTTGCGCCAATCCATTCGCGAGAAGCTAGACGAAATGAAGGCCTACGCCGGAGAGGAAATCCAATACGAGTTTATCAATCCCAGCGAGGCAGAGGACCGCAAATCTCGGGAAGAGATGTACGGCGAATTGGTCAAAAAAGGACTTCAGTATACCGCACTGCAGATCCGCGAAAAGGATGGAGTGAGCGAAAAAATTGTTTTTCCCGGTGCGCTGATTTCTTACCAAGACAAAGAATTTCCGCTGCAGATATTGCAGAATCAGCAACGCACCACTGATGCGCAAATGGTCAATCGCACCATCAATAATTTGGAGTACAGTTTGGTCAACGCCATTTACCAAGTCCGCGAAAGCGAACCCAAGAAGGTTGCATTTATTGAAGGCCACGGTGAGCTATCTCCTATTGAAACGCGCAGCTTTCAAAATGAATTGGAAAAGCACTACAAAGTAGACCGTGTAGACATAGGCGGGATGGTGAACGCGCTAAGCCGCAACGTAGCAGGCGAGGGGAAACGTATCAACCGTTACGATGCGATTATCGTAGCCCAACCTACGGAGGAGTTCACCGAACAAGACAAATACATCATTGACCAATTCGTGATGTTGGGCGGAAAAGTCATTTGGATGGTAGATGCCATGCAAGTGTCAATGGATAGCTTACTCACGAGCGATGTTACCATGGCTTTACCATTGCGCACCAACCTTG contains the following coding sequences:
- a CDS encoding T9SS type A sorting domain-containing protein, translated to MKIDKGIYAIVLLCAISINAFAQNPFWTFPEQGLDVPGLGINPLPTDDYTGQEADYVHVGLKDPYGEILFFAVDGRLYDKTGEERSEFDDGSDLIKGTSEALVVPQPGSCNRFYIFQGKAEGVGQTSEFPHFSVYDDTLNILLEDDPNGVYKTSWNMVTDFSLISNWGNTDHGVKGVHFAATNEFANGERWVLVSSGHKIFRVHLTCNGLVSYGWNYTIAPGADDIVEQGWRSEMELFEDTANNVIRVATPYKQQSLTTGDVKVMVVDLDSITGNVIPGSRVDIEFPDQINAVPSYVHGMEFSPDGSALFFIHDPMPGYPSPFSVYDFSSDQLVNLNFTGISAFERSQIQISGSPGNYTLYLASGSHLGTLSDPDFPVTGTWNPNAIALSGGYSSNLGGNPSTSLEDIKRIVPDQIDYMDYDSMFVKASCDCCRKYAYAKPKQDTSLIVTVSDTWAPGLNGNPWDALSTDTIFIRDSIYVSEGVNLRISDLNFRFGKEGVIVVKRGNETTDGAVLTLTDSTHITTDFRCSELKYNCPDPDSDDCKAIFWQGIRVEGHDDLSQSISSPTKQGRLNMDKGSTLEFAELGILAGHEQFNQYGGGIVRIKDSFIKDCPTGIRFDKYFATDGTSEIFNLAEINNMHFFWTDTLLHFSYSLKYHVDIYKSSGITLRGNLYELQDWTSFSPLSRGIGINIVNSRVVERWLCNENPEPVNCGNIVRSKFLNMVKGINATSSGSTRTLEAGYGIYENNYIGIHAIGLENPKLLDNDFKVPNTTNRSGITLTNSTGYMVENNYFTSMALSPVATNIGIYVQNSGEAMNEIYNNIFKNIALGIASAGQNADCVSTYQNGLRWICNRFEQTIPVADIYVYSGNVSDDQGECSTPAPAGNIFSHTTNGFDIKVRIDDILTCNNVFFDIEYNFHDVTGGSPLVLRLEPLTYTNYPTQERVDPQMCPALFPTQNDCPIKNTAAPPGKGGSGIEGGKSNGLGDIESPTLQDYADAVSVLYQENVSVIDMMEQSEMGFAEFDESIKSEIRNLRNQEYYLWNGMISATQWDTLGHFPEVEVLELLNEYQPSSVAARFASALSIELGVEVPIWVGEKDNHIAEFDADQLALFTAAVLPIEIGGVLDDSFFNSAANTSALVSLYAENDKFFLPYPMQIEAELPDSFGGDEEGKANSSETDLPSLVEVRPNPFNVNFVLGLNYSEEYDESRVVIYDLLGRVVFEKNYGVNPQIVIDGSAFPSGVLIYSVFIDGELMDTGRIVKAE
- the uvrB gene encoding excinuclease ABC subunit UvrB, with protein sequence MKFKLTSEFEPTGDQPRAIEQLVKGIVEDDRHQTLLGVTGSGKTFTVANVINQVERPTLILSHNKTLAAQLYSEFKSFFPDNLVEYFVSYYDYYQPEAFIPTSNTFIEKDLSINQEIEKLRLSATSALLSGRRDVIIVASVSCIYGIGNPNEFHKSVIPIEKGQLVSRNSLLHLLVASLYSRNDHELDRGKFRVKGDTVDIFLAYADHAIRVEFFGDEIDNISSFDPESGATIAEFDKLNIYPANLFVTTKQTMNDAIWQIQQDMVAQVQFFEDQGRHLEAKRLEERTTYDLEMMRELGYCSGIENYSRYFDRREPGQRPFCLLDYFPEDYMMVIDESHVTVPQVRAMYGGDRSRKVNLVDYGFRLPAAMDNRPLKFEEFEDMRGQTLFVSATPADYELEKSEGIIVEQLIRPTGLLDPKIYVRPSENQIDDLLEEINVRAEKDERVLVTTLTKRMAEELQAYFDKTGVKSRYIHSDVDTLDRIDIIADLREGVFDVLIGVNLLREGLDLPEVSLVAILDADKEGFLRSERSLVQTVGRAARNVNGMVIMYADKITDSMRMTIDETDRRRLTQQAYNEEHGITPTQIKKSAAALVGQGKKRQSKAYVEPDGMNIAADPVMKYMSADDLDQTIDITRKKMQKAAKDQDFMEAARLRDELFALMKAKE
- a CDS encoding antibiotic biosynthesis monooxygenase, with the protein product MIVRVVKLKFEKENLPLALEKLEAIAPKVRAMDGCSYLEISCGIKDKGMILTYSHWTGTDALNAYRGSETFITFWRDVKKLFAEPARAWSLDPLVELV
- the gldF gene encoding gliding motility-associated ABC transporter permease subunit GldF, which gives rise to MWALFKKELRSFLSSVIGYVVIAVFLLLTGLFMWGFPGNLNILDQGYATLDTLFYVAPWVFMFLVPAVTMRSFSEEKRTGTIELLFTRPLTDSAVVLAKYFAGVALVLLALIPTLIYLFSVVKLGNPEGNVDMGGTWGSYLGLFFLASGFTAIGIFASAISDNQVVSFIIALFLCFFCYSGLNQIASFDLFGSLDRFIQSLSIAEHYDSMSRGVIDTRDVVYFIVLSGIFIVLTRGILKNRRIA
- the gldG gene encoding gliding motility-associated ABC transporter substrate-binding protein GldG translates to MSRRLTSKSKVWVETLLGIVLLLLVGFISTIKFQRFDLTEEKRHSLTPSTIRLLEELDDVVYIKVFLDGDFPADYQRLRQSIREKLDEMKAYAGEEIQYEFINPSEAEDRKSREEMYGELVKKGLQYTALQIREKDGVSEKIVFPGALISYQDKEFPLQILQNQQRTTDAQMVNRTINNLEYSLVNAIYQVRESEPKKVAFIEGHGELSPIETRSFQNELEKHYKVDRVDIGGMVNALSRNVAGEGKRINRYDAIIVAQPTEEFTEQDKYIIDQFVMLGGKVIWMVDAMQVSMDSLLTSDVTMALPLRTNLDDLLFNYGVRLNRDILLDRTCAPISLLTGPRGNERAELFPWYYKPILIPEVSHPIVANVDPILTEFIGSLDTVEAAGISKKVILRTSEYSKILKSPARVSFNIVSIDPDFGNANRPNQPVAVLLEGEFESNFANRLPPNFLNEDLLDFRDKSPLTRQLVISDGNIAANPVNADGTRFRELGFDEVLGRKMYGNTEFLINAMNYLLGDATLINVRSRTIALRKLDDEQIVQEREQWQMLNIGLPILLTILFGLGQWFWRKRAYSKK